In the Paenibacillus sp. FSL H7-0357 genome, one interval contains:
- a CDS encoding ABC transporter permease, whose amino-acid sequence MKVASASKTNETALLRNKQGLGYFLQRDWQLYLLLLIPLSFVIVFKYLPMTGLVLAFKDYKIARGVWGSEWVGFEVFRDIFSKPDFTRAVRNTLMLNILDLIFSFTMPIVLALLLNEVKSVRFKRVNQTMLYLPHFLSWVIIGAIAYQLLSQGNGVVNNLIELMGGNRVPFLQEDTHWLISYLAIGVWSSMGWGTIIYLAAISGINPEMYEAATVDGAGRWRKVWNITVPSIRATIVTLLIMNLGKIMEGSFERIFVLQNKATTEYTTTIPVLVYRWGIESGNFSRATAIGLFQSVIGILLVITADRVAKKLGEDGIL is encoded by the coding sequence TTGAAAGTTGCAAGCGCTTCAAAAACAAATGAAACCGCCTTATTAAGAAACAAACAGGGACTAGGGTATTTCTTACAGCGTGACTGGCAGCTCTATTTACTATTATTAATTCCATTATCTTTTGTAATCGTATTCAAATACCTGCCGATGACAGGACTTGTGCTCGCTTTTAAAGACTACAAGATTGCAAGAGGGGTTTGGGGCAGTGAATGGGTTGGTTTTGAAGTATTCCGGGATATTTTCTCCAAACCAGACTTCACCCGTGCTGTCCGCAATACGCTGATGCTCAATATTCTTGATCTCATATTCAGCTTCACGATGCCGATCGTACTGGCTCTGCTGCTGAATGAAGTCAAAAGCGTAAGGTTCAAACGCGTAAACCAAACCATGCTGTACTTGCCGCATTTCCTGTCCTGGGTCATTATCGGGGCGATCGCTTATCAGCTGCTTAGTCAAGGAAACGGTGTCGTCAATAATTTGATTGAGCTTATGGGCGGTAATCGTGTTCCGTTCCTCCAGGAAGATACGCATTGGCTGATCAGCTACCTGGCAATCGGTGTGTGGTCGAGCATGGGGTGGGGGACCATCATCTATTTGGCGGCCATTAGCGGTATTAACCCGGAGATGTATGAAGCAGCTACCGTTGATGGAGCAGGACGCTGGAGAAAGGTATGGAATATCACAGTTCCTTCCATCCGTGCAACCATTGTAACCTTGCTGATCATGAACCTGGGGAAGATAATGGAGGGCTCGTTCGAGCGTATATTCGTTCTGCAGAACAAGGCCACCACAGAGTACACAACGACCATACCGGTTCTGGTGTACCGTTGGGGGATCGAAAGCGGCAATTTCAGCCGGGCGACAGCGATAGGACTCTTCCAGTCCGTCATCGGTATTCTTCTTGTAATAACGGCTGACCGC
- a CDS encoding helix-turn-helix domain-containing protein, translating to MKKTPMLLQLALILFCVMAIPTAILTWYSGAQLLQNSEEAIGESTLAGLNANRKLNESALANLAQDTARSAATNVFDRIRNFETFEELNSNYNNVSSALTVMKELMNLNRRVDGTESSYFYLNDSDYVISTDNGITKLERYESISWTTEALEGRRGISGVWVPRKLDSGVNVVSYVYPLNRLSSTTHGLIIVNISESQIGKYLHETEVGDSNHLLLASDGTIISYKDKSKLLTDGYELPFIRDMLTQEPSEGYTFRELDGKRMVYAWNRSSLSGWWNVSWSSMDELMTKSRDMQGNIILLTGAIILLGTVMAVVLATWLSRPVRQLVRTIRSKSDLGVVNKNELAFLDMAFKRMQEEEDSLFQLLQEREQDIRSLAVHRLLRGEIPPRITEVFPEACYRIAVVSIDQYRVYVGNTNVETRSYHRYLLNTKYESFFPEGILARSVYHNDGCIVIVLNFAPGEDERSSGLIHQALEKVGDQSLALLEHSVTIGLSNLADAPEMVAQRLFEAMELIKQRMINGAGSIMYWEDEGENSRKYIDFDCSERRILNFLDAGNLDGIFKELQSIRCQISSEENISYDNIMFIYHQLIGATIKHLRENHIGTGRMIMGKGNIYTILAAMDTLDELEEYLHEIFREIVQSLDRSTGETNHGERIIHYLKEHYREEIVFEDMAKEIGISYSYMRKIVYELTGNSMIDYLNQLRIEKAKELLLDTDLTIKQIAAEVGYHNVQSFNRFFRKYEGMPPSSYKSAKSKSS from the coding sequence ATGAAAAAAACACCGATGCTGCTGCAGCTGGCATTGATTCTATTCTGCGTCATGGCCATTCCGACAGCCATCCTGACGTGGTACAGCGGGGCACAGCTTTTACAGAACTCAGAGGAAGCCATCGGAGAATCCACACTCGCCGGGCTGAATGCCAACCGCAAGCTGAACGAGAGCGCGCTCGCTAACCTGGCGCAGGATACGGCACGTTCGGCTGCAACTAACGTTTTTGACCGCATTCGCAATTTCGAGACGTTCGAAGAACTCAACTCCAATTACAATAACGTGAGCAGCGCGCTGACAGTGATGAAGGAGTTGATGAATTTGAACCGCCGGGTAGATGGGACGGAATCCTCCTACTTCTACTTGAATGATTCAGATTATGTTATTTCTACTGACAACGGGATCACAAAGCTGGAGCGGTATGAGTCGATCAGCTGGACAACAGAAGCTCTTGAGGGGCGGAGAGGAATCAGCGGCGTATGGGTTCCCCGCAAGCTGGACTCGGGCGTCAATGTTGTATCGTACGTGTATCCGCTCAATCGTCTGTCTTCCACCACGCACGGATTAATCATCGTTAACATAAGCGAGAGCCAGATCGGTAAATATTTGCATGAAACAGAAGTCGGAGACAGCAACCACCTGCTTCTGGCATCGGACGGCACAATAATATCATACAAGGACAAGTCGAAGCTGCTCACTGACGGTTATGAGCTGCCCTTTATTCGGGATATGCTGACTCAGGAACCAAGTGAAGGTTATACATTCCGTGAGCTTGATGGCAAACGGATGGTTTACGCCTGGAACCGCTCTTCATTGTCCGGATGGTGGAATGTAAGCTGGAGTTCTATGGATGAGCTGATGACCAAATCACGTGATATGCAGGGGAATATCATTTTGCTTACGGGTGCTATTATATTGCTGGGCACAGTTATGGCTGTCGTTCTCGCGACTTGGCTGTCCAGACCGGTGAGGCAGCTGGTGCGGACGATACGCTCCAAAAGCGATTTGGGTGTGGTGAATAAGAATGAGCTTGCCTTCCTGGATATGGCGTTCAAACGAATGCAGGAGGAAGAGGATAGTCTGTTCCAGCTGCTGCAGGAGCGTGAGCAGGATATCCGCAGTCTCGCTGTTCACCGTCTTTTGCGCGGAGAGATTCCGCCCCGGATCACGGAGGTTTTTCCGGAAGCCTGTTACAGAATCGCCGTTGTCTCCATCGACCAGTATAGAGTATATGTGGGCAATACCAATGTGGAGACACGCAGCTACCACCGGTATCTGCTTAATACGAAGTACGAAAGCTTCTTTCCAGAGGGAATTCTGGCCCGTTCTGTCTATCATAACGACGGCTGTATTGTGATTGTGCTGAACTTTGCTCCGGGTGAGGATGAGCGGAGCAGCGGCCTGATTCATCAGGCGCTGGAAAAGGTCGGGGATCAGTCGCTTGCGCTGCTGGAGCATTCGGTCACGATCGGATTAAGTAATTTGGCTGATGCACCTGAAATGGTTGCCCAGCGGTTGTTTGAAGCGATGGAATTGATTAAGCAGCGGATGATTAATGGTGCCGGCAGCATCATGTACTGGGAGGATGAGGGGGAGAACAGCCGGAAATATATCGACTTCGACTGCAGTGAACGACGGATTCTCAATTTCCTGGACGCCGGCAACCTGGACGGGATTTTCAAAGAGCTTCAGAGCATCCGCTGTCAGATCAGCTCGGAAGAGAATATTTCCTATGATAATATCATGTTCATTTATCACCAGCTGATAGGTGCGACCATCAAGCATCTTCGTGAAAATCATATCGGTACCGGAAGAATGATTATGGGCAAAGGCAACATATACACCATTCTGGCTGCGATGGATACGCTTGATGAGCTTGAGGAGTATTTGCATGAAATTTTCCGTGAAATTGTACAGAGTCTGGACCGCAGCACGGGTGAAACCAATCATGGAGAACGGATCATTCATTATTTGAAGGAACATTACCGTGAAGAAATTGTATTTGAGGATATGGCTAAAGAAATCGGCATCAGCTACTCTTATATGCGCAAGATCGTGTATGAGCTAACCGGAAACAGCATGATTGATTATCTTAATCAGCTGCGTATCGAGAAAGCCAAGGAACTGCTGCTGGATACCGACCTGACGATCAAGCAGATTGCAGCAGAGGTTGGCTATCATAATGTCCAGAGCTTCAACCGGTTTTTCCGCAAGTACGAAGGCATGCCGCCGAGCAGCTACAAGTCGGCCAAGAGCAAGAGCTCCTAG